The following proteins come from a genomic window of Carassius auratus strain Wakin chromosome 18, ASM336829v1, whole genome shotgun sequence:
- the LOC113118687 gene encoding uncharacterized protein LOC113118687, with the protein MPQLSVGNVWSCWERSRTRSRGEGDGAVEDKQMISRELEERAGQEWTRMRLHWRNWPRWSPFLALMCLVLLEESPLHPSVSLPEATGRLLLAGLLCAALALCAPAFQFLLRYEQKVKQHLPCNGEVIVRQTAENQQSSIHPQQDAGHLETQVSALADGLAVSLLHEPLPDPSEPHIRGLLNRLEAVSRTLHRKSCEEGPEEKEKCALQDRVNSISSYLRDRVSGLRSLLQVQRECDVSVCAVQSGLHKRWALLEELHTRVTLRPDSTQEALDPHAVLTDTESLFSELSQFKIKVQQCRTQLEANINLLQTLRSSHQRLKETFSATIDSVWTKELLQSNTDLFSEILEDFMSLEQQTSNFVIHLRGLKASEEEKTKFCVNQSRLSLPAVPVYVAAPEASQLNSDPESDPESPEASQKTRSRTSAFHMLCGSRRRKSSP; encoded by the exons ATGCCTCAGCTGAGCGTGGGAAATGTGTGGAGCTGCTGGGAGCGGAGCAGGACTCGAAGCCGAGGAGAAGGGGATGGAGCAGTGGAGGACAAACAGATGATCAGCCGAGAGCTGGAGGAGAGAGCTGGGCAAGAGTGGACACGGATGAG ACTGCACTGGAGAAACTGGCCGAGATGGAGTCCGTTTCTGGCTCTGATGTGCTTGGTTCTTCTGGAGGAGTCTCCTCTGCACCCCTCTGTCAGTCTGCCTGAAGCCACGGGTCGACTGCTCCTCGCTGGGCTGCTGTGTGCTGCCTTGGCCCTCTGTGCTCCAGCTTTCCAGTTCCTGCTCCGTTATGAACAGAAAGTAAAGCAG CATCTCCCATGCAATGGTGAGGTGATAGTGAGACAAACTGCTGAAAACCAGCAATCCAG CATACATCCACAGCAGGACGCAGGTCATCTGGAAACGCAGGTCAGTGCTCTAGCGGATGGTTTAGCGGTGTCCCTCCTGCATGAGCCCCTGCCGGACCCCAGCGAGCCACACATACGAGGTCTCCTCAACAGACTAGAG GCAGTGTCTCGGACTCTCCACAGGAAGAGTTGTGAGGAAGGACCTGAGGAGAAGGAGAAATGTGCTCTTCAAGATAGAGTGAACAGTATAAGCTCTTACCTGAGGGACAG GGTGAGCGGTCTGCGCTCTCTGCTGCAGGTTCAGCGTGAGTGtgacgtgagtgtgtgtgcggtTCAGAGCGGGTTACACAAGCGCTGGGCTCTGCTGGAGGAGTTACACACACGAGTGACTCTGAGGCCTGACAGCACACAGGAAGCTCTCGACCCTCACGCAGTCCTCACAGACACTGAG agCCTGTTCAGTGAGCTCAGTCAGTTCAAAATCAAAGTCCAACAGTGCCGGACACAGCTGGAAGCCAATATAAACCTTTTACAG ACACTTCGCAGCAGTCATCAGCGTCTGAAGGAGACTTTCAGTGCCACCATCGACTCTGTATGGACCAAAGAGTTACTACAGTCCAACACTGATCTG TTTTCTGAGATCCTTGAGGATTTCATGTCTTTGGAACAGCAGACGTCGAATTTTGTGATCCACTTGAGAGGCCTGAAGGCTTCTGAGGAGGAAAAGACAAAGTTCTGTGTGAATCAGTCACGACTGTCTCTTCCCGCTGTCCCTGTGTACGTTGCTGCTCCGGAAGCATCTCAATTAAATTCTGACCCGGAAAGTGACCCGGAGTCGCCAGAAGCCTCACAGAAGACCCGCTCCAGAACATCGGCCTTCCATATGCTCTGTGGGTCGAGGAGGAGGAAGTCATCGCCGTAG